Proteins from a genomic interval of Chanos chanos chromosome 3, fChaCha1.1, whole genome shotgun sequence:
- the hoxc1a gene encoding homeobox protein Hox-C1a has product MNSFQELMSSHGDTALQFTKACIPTQVRLGDLDQRINAEPPVSGDVEPEFSQFNLTSSSGISAGASSNPSQDPGHTHSTRPIFTQNQEFSTPVCLNRPQFHSFLGTRDQSFSGRGYSPSSDTSKTLSEAHLGSGPFNARIEIYTHDGPRYCLAVMDNHAKHQVYGKSPEDNQSSKTFDWMKVKRNPSRTGNIQMSGGMRYLNTGYTMDSGCDLSENISSANHAASGVQRTNFTTKQLTELEKEFHFNKYLARARRVEIAETLRLSETQVKIWFQNRRMKQKKLLREGLIPGLKMSSGCNEDTSSNKLHSRLPLETN; this is encoded by the exons ATGAATTCCTTTCAGGAGCTGATGTCCAGCCATGGGGATACAGCCTTACAGTTTACAAAAGCTTGCATTCCGACACAGGTCAGGCTTGGGGATTTGGACCAGAGGATTAATGCTGAGCCCCCAGTGAGCGGAGATGTAGAGCCAGAATTTTCTCAGTTTAATCTCACATCCTCCTCAGGCATTAGCGCCGGTGCTTCTTCAAATCCCTCACAGGACCCTGGTCACACGCACTCAACCAGACCAATATTCACCCAGAATCAGGAATTCTCCACACCAGTCTGCCTCAATCGACCCCAGTTTCACTCCTTCCTCGGGACTCGCGACCAGAGTTTCAGCGGAAGGGGATACTCGCCCTCTTCAGACACTTCGAAGACTCTTTCGGAGGCACACCTTGGTTCAGGGCCATTTAATGCGCGAATCGAAATCTACACACACGATGGCCCAAGGTATTGTCTTGCAGTTATGGACAACCATGCTAAGCATCAGGTTTATGGTAAATCACCCGAGGACAACCAAAGCAGCAAAACTTTCGACTGGATGAAGGTGAAAAGAAATCCTTCCCGTACCG GCAACATACAGATGTCTGGGGGAATGCGTTACCTCAACACGGGGTACACTATGGACAGTGGATGTGATCTGAGCGAAAATATCTCCAGTGCAAACCATGCGGCCAGTGGTGTCCAGAGAACCAACTTCACAACCAAACAGCTTactgagctggagaaagagttccATTTCAACAAATACTTAGCGCGGGCGCGGCGCGTGGAGATTGCAGAAACACTGCGGCTGAGCGAGACGCAGGTGAAGATATGGTTTCAAAATCGGcgcatgaaacagaaaaaacttCTACGGGAAGGCCTGATTCCCGGACTAAAGATGTCATCTGGGTGCAATGAGGACACATCATCTAACAAGTTACATAGTCGTCTTCCTCTTGAGACAAATTAG